From the Capnocytophaga sp. oral taxon 878 genome, the window TAACCTATCAATGCCACCCTCACCAAAGCGCCTCTATTACTCCGCTGTGTAGCCATCTGCTTATCAATAGCCGTGAGTTTCTTCTTCAGTAAGGCAATACGGTCTCGCACAATACGCCGGTCAGTCTCTATTTCCGTCTCACCAGGACCCCGCATCCCAATACCTCCTCGCTGCCTCTCAAGGTGCGTCCACAAACCCGTAAGGCGCGGCAACAAATACTCATACTGCGCCAACTCCACTTGCGTACGTGAATAACTCGTCTGGGCTCGCTGCGCAAAAATATCCAAAATAAGCCCCGTACGGTCTAATATCTTCGCTTTCAGTATCCGCTCAATATTCTTCTGCTGTGCAGGCGTAAGCTCATCATCAAAAATAACAGTACCTACCTCATTTTCCTCTACAAACTGCTGCACCTCTTCCATCTTTCCCGTTCCTATAAAAGTCTTTGGGTTAGGCACATCCAGCTTTTGGGTAAAGCGCTTCAGCACCTCACCTCCAGCAGTATAAGTCAAAAACTCCAGTTCATCAAGGTATTCCTTCGATTTTTCTTCCGTTTGTATCTGATTGATAATCCCTACAAGCACTACTTTCTCGTAGGTAAGATTGATTTGTTCAAGCATTTGTTAATCCCATTTATTGCGAGCAGAAAGAGCATATTTACCACCACCCGTGAAGAACAGAGCCAAAGCCCCTAAAAAGAAAAGAGCAGGTAATTCCGCTGTCCAACCTCCATGAGGGGTCAAAGCAGTAAGCTCTCCCCAATATGCTAAATAAAGCGTACTAAGCCCATTAAAAAACATTACTAAGGCCGCCAAACGAGTCCGAAAACCCAATACTATAAGCAAAGGCGCTATAATTTCACCTACAAACACCCCATAAGCTATAAAAGTAGGCAATCCCTTCGCCTCTAAGGTACTTTCAATATACGAAAAAGCCTCAGCATGCAATACTTTATTAATACCATGAGGAATCATCAGCAATCCTATAGTAAATCGCAGCACCAATAGTCCTAAATCCCTATTTTTCATTGTTCAAATTGTATTTTTTTAAGTTTGAGGGTGCAAAGATACTTACTAATTAGCAATTTACCAAATTTAAAAAAAAGGCAAAACCTCAAAACTCCCCTCTATACCACAACAAAAATACCCCTCCCTCCCACCCCACCCACCTCCTAAAATCCAACATCTGTCCCCTTCCCTCCCACCCCAATTCTTACCTTTTACCTCTTATCTCTTACCTTTTCCCCCTCATTGCCAATTCCTCAAAAAAAACATCCCCAACCTCACCTCCCCCTCAAAATCACAATCCCCTAATAATCAATCCTCTTCTCTACCATCATTACCCCAAGCACCATACAGCTATCCCTTAGGATAAACGAACCTATAACGAACTATAAACGAACTATAAACGAAGGAAAGCCATTTCAAATCTGATAATCAGCCTTTTAATATCAAAACTTTTATTTTGCATAATCCGCAACCAAATCCACCAATCCCCACATTATTCTCACACCTCTTCTCTTTTTTCTTCATTATTGCTAATTGCCTCCTACCTTCCCAGCCCCCTACTACCTTTCTCACCTCTTATCTCATACCTATTTCATTTTTCTCTATATCACTTAACTGTCAATAACCTTTCCACATAAAAAAACTGCCCTCGTCACCGAGGGCAGTTTCATCTTTATTAATATGTATTTAAAAACTTCTACAAGTTCAAGTTATTGATACTTTCATTCTGAGGAATAGAGAAAGTAAGTCTTGGATTGTCATAACTAAAACTTTCATTCTTTTTCTCAAGGTGATTAGTACCTCTTTCTATCGTTTTATGGTTGCGTTTCATAGCAAGGTAAGTTTTACCTTCACCCCATAACTCAATACGAGTGTTAAGGTAGATATCATCTTGCAACTGCGCATTAGTAAGGGCATCCACATAAGCTATATCCGTAGCAGCAGTTGCCTCAGGATAACGCAATTTCAAAAGCTTTTTATAGATAGTTTTAGCCTGTGTATCTTGTCCTAACTTAGCCAACGCTTCAGCAGCCAATAAGTAAAACTCATCTACACGCATATACACGTAATCAGTAGTAACTTTCCTTTGTCCCCCCGATACTCTATCAGGCGCAAAGAACTTATTAGCAGCAACTAATTCAGCATCATCTATAGTAGTAAATTGCTTTTTACGAATGTCATTAGCACGTATTTGAGCATAAAGTTTATCATCCATAGCTTTAGCATCTCCAGCCCAAGCATAACCATAAGTAAATACATCCATCATTCCCCACCATGTATCTAATGTCAAATTATTTTCAGTGATAATATCTATACCCCACATCCAGCTGCTGGTTTCAACATCATTAAAGCCACCTCCTTTTTTAGTAGCCGGGTCATACACCGTTTGCTCACGTGAGGTAAGTGGGTAGCCACTATTATTAATAATATCTTGTGCCAATTCAGCCACTTTTTGGTTATTGCCCATAGCAGCGTAGGTATAAGCAAGTAAGCCTTCAGCCACATATTTATCAATCATACCTTTCTTGCTACGTGTAAAACCATTAAGGTTAGCCACCGCAAATTCCAAATCACTTACTATCTGCGCATACACTTCCGATTGTTTCACTCTTGCCTTACCAGCAATATCAGCAGTAGTGTAAAGAGGGATAGAGTTAGTACTTGAATCTGGCTCATACTTAGTGGTGAATATCTGCATTAAGTAGAAATAAGCATAACCACGTAACGCACGAAACTGAGCCAAAGTATATTTCTCACTATTGTTTTTAGGAGTTGCCAATTGAGCTATTGATTTATTAGCCTCATATATCATTCTATAATAATACCTCCAAGGAACGTAGTTATAGTTATCATTAGGCCTTTGAGTAACAGTTAAGTTAGCAACGTTTTGATACTGTCCATAACTTGCTCCCAACAAAGCCATATCACTACAAAGCATATCAGTACAAATATCCACGTGCTTTTGCCCGAAGTCAGTTTGTGCCGAAGTACCTCCCGTACCCGATTGATAAGTCATTAGGTACAAACCATTAAGGCGTACATCAGCAGGAGCTGTTGATACCACTGCCGTAGGCTCTGTAGTAAGAAAATCATCTTTACAAGCAGTAAAATTAAAAGCTACTGCCGATAGTATACTAAATGTTAATATCTTTTTCATAGTGCATTCCGTTTAAAAAGTTGCTTTTACTCCTAAAGTAAAAGTAGATAAAGGTGAGTAAGTATAAGTACTTGAGTTACCCGACTCAGAGGTAGTAGGGTTGAACCCTTTACGAGCAGTATAAAGCCATAAGTTATCTCCTGCCAAGGTAAAAGTCAAGCCTTCAAAGCCTATAGTTTGGCATACTTTTTTATCTAAGTTATAAGCCAAAGTAACATTGTTCAGTGCCAAGTAATCATTCTTAGTCAAGAAACGTGATGATATACTATTGGCATCACTATCATTCCCATAGTTTGATGATAATCTTGGTATATCAGTAACATCTCCTGCTTGTTTCCAACGGTTTTCCATATCTTTATGCCAGCTATACCCTCCTACTTTATCACTATTCATCAAGTTAGCGTATGCCCCATCGTAAGAATAACCTCCTAAGCTATATAACAACTGTGCGCTAACTGAAAAACCTTTGTATCCCACATTCAAGTTAAATGCTCCACGTATGTCAGGTATAGCACTTTTACCTATATACTTTTGGGTAGCTTGGCTATAGTTTTCAGTTATACTTTCTTTAATATTAGCATTAGGATTTTTAGCTTGATATTCGTGTAATGAAGTTATAGCTACATCTCCACTGTCATACGTACCATTATTATTGTTATCAGCATAGTGCATAGTCCATTGGGCTGCTCCTGTTTGGCTATTTACACCACGATATTCACGTGTGTAAATATCATAAAGTGAATGACCTTTACTTCTACCAAAAATACTTGATATATCAATTATTTTTTCACCTTGTATTGATTTATCATAAGGCATTTTGGTAAGCTTATTACTAAGTACTTCACCATTTACCCCTAAATCCACACGCCAATCTTTAGTGTTTACCAAATGTGTTTGTAAGTTAAACTCAAAACCACTATTCACCAAGTTACCATCGTTTACTTTCCAAATACCATTACCAGTAGATGGAGCCAAACGGCTGTCAAAAATCAAATTATCAGTAGTTTTGTGATAATAATCTACTTGCAAATCTATAGCACGTGATTTTAAGAAGATAAATTCAGCTCCTACTTGGAATATTTTAGCTTTTTCCCAAGTAAGGTCAGGATATCCTATTCGGTTAAACATTGCTGAAGGCAAGCCCATAAAGTTACCCAAATCATACACATCATAACCTGAGTAATAAGACACGTTTCCTCCATCTGAGTCAACCGACTGGTCTCCCACAGTACCATAACTAGCTTTAAGCTTAAAGTAAGGTAACCATTCTTTTTCTTTCAAGAAGTCTTCTCTACTCACTACCCAGCCCAAACCTGCTGAAGCAAATGTACCCCATTTGTTATTCAAAAATCGTGAAGAACCATCACGGCGCAAAGAACCTGAGAACAAATATTTACCTTCATAATCATATAACAACTGACCAAAATAACTTTCCATACGGTAGTTATAGATGAAAGAAGTCATATTACCCAACTTAATAGCATTTTCAAGTTCTGTACCTTTTGGGTCTACCAAACCATTCTTATCACCTCTAAAAGTATAATAATCATAAGTAGTACTTTCGTGAGCTACAAACGCCTGTAAATTGTGTTTATCAAATTGTTTAGCATAACGCAACATTTGTAAGAAAGTATAGTTTAGCAATTCATATCTCCTTTTATCAAGAGAACCTTTTTGGCTTGCCGAACTTCCATAATAAGGGTTTGTATAGTTATTAAAAGCGTTATTATAATACTCACCTCCCAAACGAGTTTCAAAAGTAAGTCCCTTCACTATATCTGCACGTAAGAAAACATTACCAATTAAACTATTACGTGTTCTATTTTTTTTATCATAAGTTGCTTGCCCAATAGCATTGGTAAGGGCACCAAAACCACGTCCTCTACCAAAGTCATACTGGTAACCTCCATAATAAGGATCTTCTACTTTGTTGCCATTAGCATCACGTAAGAATAACGGATAGATAGAAGGAATATTATCACTAAACCAGAATAAACTATCAGAGTCAGAGCTTTGTCCATTGGCTTTAGTTTCTGTATGAGTATAGTTCAAGTTAAACTCACCTTTAAGCCAATTTTTGGGTTGGTAGCCCAAGTTAAGCCTACCTGTATAACGCTCAAAGCCAGTATTGATAGCATAGCCTTCATCTTTAAGGTAGCCAAAACCTGTATAGTAAGTAGTTTTACCACTACCACCACTCATACTTACATTGTACTCACTACGTACAGCTGTTTGGAAAGCGTAGTCACCCCAGTTTTCAGGGTCATACTTACGGGTAACCCCATCATTTATTCTACCAGTAGCAGGATTGATAAGGTTAGCGCCTGCTACATTCCACATATTGTATTTAGGAGCTATCCCTAAACTACCAAATAGATTTTTGCTAGCATAATCAGCAGCACTAGTATAACCATCACTAGCAAATTTAGTAGGATTGGCAGCTTGTGTTAGGGCACCACTTTGGCGCAAAGCATCCCAGCTAAGCTCTATATAACGTTCAGGACTTGTGATTACATCGTAACGAGGTAATAAACGCATATTAAACCCTACCTTTGATTCTATTTGAATGCGTGATACATCAGCACGTCCTTTTTTAGTAGTAATAAGAACAACCCCATTAGCACCACGTGAACCGTATACTGAGGTAGAAGTAGCGTCTTTAAGTACTACCATACTCTCAATATCATCAGGGTTAATTGATGATACAGCTCCTTCATAAGGCACCCCATCCACTACAAAAAGAGGATCACGGTTACCATTTACTGAACCAAACCCACGAATACGGATAGTAGCCCCACTACCTGGTTGCCCTGAAGAGTTAATGACACGTACCCCTGCTACTTCTCCCGCAATAGCCTTTGATACGTTTGATACACTTTTTCTTTTAAGCGCATCTTTATCTACAGTAGCAGCAGTACCCACGTATTGGTCTTTCTTCACTGTTATGTAGCCTACTACTTCTACTTCTTCAATTTGTTGAGCTTCTTCTTCTAAAGTTACATCTATAGTGCGTGAAGAGCCTACTTTTACGGTTTTAGTTTTCATCCCTAAAAATGAAAACTCTAGTGTTTTACCGGTAGCTACTTTAATATGGTAACGCCCATCCATATCAGTTTGCACTCCTTTGGACTGCTCACCTTTAACAACAACAGCTACTCCGAACAACTCCATCCCGTTGCCATCGCGTACTACACCCGTTATTTCTCGCTCTTGGGCTAACGCAAACCCATGCACTATTAACGCTAATAATAGAGCAAAAACTACTTTGTTCAGTCTCATCTTTCTACTTATTTTTTAATTTCGAAGGCAAAGGTATATACTTTTTATGTTTCAGCCAAATTTTGCAGTTATTTTTTTCGAAGCGTTTATGAAGATATTACTTGAAAATTCGCAATAAAAATACTTATTGCTTGAAGATTTTATGTTAAAAAATAGATTTATTGAGAATATGCTAATATTACAGCTTTTGCGTTGCGTATATCTTACTGAAAAAAATATTGAAAAATGTGATATTTATCACAAATGAGAGCCTAATAGTTAGGTAGTTAGCAGGGTTTTAATGGGTATATTGGCTATTTTTCCTTGAGTACTCCCACTGCAAAAAATCTTCCTTGCTATCGGTAATTTTATCAGTGCAGATACCTTTATCATCTGTGGTGATATTAATTTGCTGGGTATTGCGTTGCTCTTGTACTATATAATAACCACATTTTTTTTCGGCAGAAATAGTAAAAATGCTGCGTACTTCAGTTGTTTCACCTTTGCAGGGGATATTATTACCTGTGGTAATATTACCTTGATAGCTAAGAGCATTGGCAATAAAAATAGGTTTAAGTTTCTTTCCTTTAGGTTCTAACCATAATAACTGCTCACTTCCTATAGGCTGGGCACGATTTAGGTTAGAATAAAAAGTACGAAGTTCATAGGCAAAAGTTTTAGGTTTCACTTCGGGAGTGCGCTTACTTATTTCTATCCCTTGAATACGTTGTTTTTCATTGTTTTGCCAAAAATTGTCAGCTATATAGTAGTTTTCTATGCGTTGCTTTTGGGTGTTATAACGCACTATATAAGCATCATAGGCTGTAGTTTCTTTCTTTTCGAGTGGGAAAACAATAAGTTTGTGCAGTGTATCACCTATAAAGGTTTGCTCGGAGTACAAGTGCCAAACTACGCGGCGTTTGTCAATTTTAAATTTTGTTTCAATAGCCTTAAAGGGAGCGCTATTATGGTACTCTTGAGCCATAAGGCTTATGGGTAATAGGTACAATAGGAATATCAGTCTTTTCATTTTATTTATTATTGGTTACGTCCTTGTTCATTGGGGTATAAGGTAAAAACGGGGTCGCTTTGCCAGTAAGTGGCAGTATCAATATCCATAATGGTAATACGCCCCTTAAAGGCTGCTCCTGTATCTACATTGGTAACACCATTAAAGGAGAGAGGCTTATCGGTGCCTAACCTTGTAGTAGGAGTATGCCCTATATATATGTGTTGGTAAAGGGATAATCGTTTAGGATAAAGAGGATTGGTAGGAGAAAGAGTAGTACTTTGGGCTAATTCCCAAAGGGTTCTGTCCCAATAAAACATTTCTTCAAAATGCTCATAAGCTATACCTCGGAGGTTGCTAAAACCAGCGTGTACAAAAAGACGGTTTTGGCTATCAAGGTGGTAATTTTGAAGTGAATCCAAGAAATTAAGGTGTGCTGTGCGGCGCTCGGTGGTTACGTGTTGGTAAGCAAGCTCGGTAGCTTTGCCTCCATGTAGTCGCCAAAGGGTATCCATAGGCTTTCCTAAAAGAAAATCATAGCACAAAGCATCGTGATTACCACGTAACAACAGGCAACGGTGCTTTTGTTGGTAATCTATCAAAAAGTCCAACACTTCGGGGGTTTGGCTCCATCCGTCGGCATAATCACCAAGGAAGATAAGAAAATCATCGGGTTGTATATTGGCGCGTTCTAGCACTTGGGTAAGGGCGTGCAGAGCCCCGTGAATATCTCCTATAACAAGAGTACGCATAAGATAATAATTAACAATTAACAATTAAAAGAGGTAAAACAGTAAGATATACTGCTTTACCTCTTATTTCTACCTATTAGTTATTATTTAATTGATGCTTGGTAGATGCCTTCAATAGTACTGGCAAGTGTTTCATTAAACTGTTCATCGGTTTGTGATGCCGAAAGCCCTTGGGTAAGGGCACGTGAAAAACTAGCTATCACCCCTTTGTTTTGGGCAAGAATTTCGTTGGCACGGTCGCGGGTATAACCTCCTGAAAGGGCTACTACACGCACTACGCGTGGGTGCTTGGTAAACTCCTTGTAAAGGTTATTAATAGTAGGCAATGAGAGTTTAAGCATTACATTGGCATCATCGGGTAGGTTATCCAAATACTTACGAATTTCATCACGCAAAATAGCTTCGGCTAATGATTTATCGGGGATGTTAATATCTACTTCGGGCTCGATAATAGGCACTAAACCCGATGCTATTACCTGCTTGGCGACTGCAAACTGCTGGCGTACTACATTGGCAATACCCATAGGAGAGGCTTTTTTAATTACCGACCTCATTTTAGTACCAAAGATATGATGTCGGTTAGCACTTTCCAACAATGAGGTTAAACCCTCAAGAGGTTTCATCAGTTGTACGCCTTCGCTATCAATTTCTTCTAAGCCTCTGTCTATTTTTAAGAAGGGAACAATATGTTTTTCTTCCCAGAGATAGTCGGCAGTGAGTTTGCCATCTATTTCTCTGTCCATTGTTTGTTCAAAGAGAATAGCTCCTAAAATTTTATTACTATTAAAAGCAGGACTTTTAATAATACGAGTGCGCATTTGATGAATAAGGCTGAACATTTCATCTTCATCTTTATACTGGCTTTGGGTAATGCCATATAAACTCAAGGCTTTGGGGGTACTGCCGCCACTTTGATCGAGGGCAGCTACAAAGCCTTTTCCTTTTGCCATTTGTTTAAGTTGTTCTTTTTTCATAGCTCTTCTTATTTTCTCTTTCCTAATCCTTATTTCTCGGTTGTAAAAGTAGAGGCTGGCAGGTTGGCTTCG encodes:
- the hflX gene encoding GTPase HflX; this encodes MLEQINLTYEKVVLVGIINQIQTEEKSKEYLDELEFLTYTAGGEVLKRFTQKLDVPNPKTFIGTGKMEEVQQFVEENEVGTVIFDDELTPAQQKNIERILKAKILDRTGLILDIFAQRAQTSYSRTQVELAQYEYLLPRLTGLWTHLERQRGGIGMRGPGETEIETDRRIVRDRIALLKKKLTAIDKQMATQRSNRGALVRVALIGYTNVGKSTLMNVISKSEVFAENKLFATLDTTVRKVVIENLPFLLSDTVGFIRKLPTQLIESFKSTLDEVREADLLLHVVDISHANFEEHIESVNQILAEIHSADKPTIMVFNKIDAYTNEEIAEDDLTTERTKKHFTLEEWKQTWMQKVGRDVLFISAKNKDNLEEFREVVYEKVKDIHITRFPFNNFLYQKIEE
- a CDS encoding DoxX family protein — its product is MKNRDLGLLVLRFTIGLLMIPHGINKVLHAEAFSYIESTLEAKGLPTFIAYGVFVGEIIAPLLIVLGFRTRLAALVMFFNGLSTLYLAYWGELTALTPHGGWTAELPALFFLGALALFFTGGGKYALSARNKWD
- a CDS encoding RagB/SusD family nutrient uptake outer membrane protein, whose amino-acid sequence is MKKILTFSILSAVAFNFTACKDDFLTTEPTAVVSTAPADVRLNGLYLMTYQSGTGGTSAQTDFGQKHVDICTDMLCSDMALLGASYGQYQNVANLTVTQRPNDNYNYVPWRYYYRMIYEANKSIAQLATPKNNSEKYTLAQFRALRGYAYFYLMQIFTTKYEPDSSTNSIPLYTTADIAGKARVKQSEVYAQIVSDLEFAVANLNGFTRSKKGMIDKYVAEGLLAYTYAAMGNNQKVAELAQDIINNSGYPLTSREQTVYDPATKKGGGFNDVETSSWMWGIDIITENNLTLDTWWGMMDVFTYGYAWAGDAKAMDDKLYAQIRANDIRKKQFTTIDDAELVAANKFFAPDRVSGGQRKVTTDYVYMRVDEFYLLAAEALAKLGQDTQAKTIYKKLLKLRYPEATAATDIAYVDALTNAQLQDDIYLNTRIELWGEGKTYLAMKRNHKTIERGTNHLEKKNESFSYDNPRLTFSIPQNESINNLNL
- a CDS encoding SusC/RagA family TonB-linked outer membrane protein, producing the protein MRLNKVVFALLLALIVHGFALAQEREITGVVRDGNGMELFGVAVVVKGEQSKGVQTDMDGRYHIKVATGKTLEFSFLGMKTKTVKVGSSRTIDVTLEEEAQQIEEVEVVGYITVKKDQYVGTAATVDKDALKRKSVSNVSKAIAGEVAGVRVINSSGQPGSGATIRIRGFGSVNGNRDPLFVVDGVPYEGAVSSINPDDIESMVVLKDATSTSVYGSRGANGVVLITTKKGRADVSRIQIESKVGFNMRLLPRYDVITSPERYIELSWDALRQSGALTQAANPTKFASDGYTSAADYASKNLFGSLGIAPKYNMWNVAGANLINPATGRINDGVTRKYDPENWGDYAFQTAVRSEYNVSMSGGSGKTTYYTGFGYLKDEGYAINTGFERYTGRLNLGYQPKNWLKGEFNLNYTHTETKANGQSSDSDSLFWFSDNIPSIYPLFLRDANGNKVEDPYYGGYQYDFGRGRGFGALTNAIGQATYDKKNRTRNSLIGNVFLRADIVKGLTFETRLGGEYYNNAFNNYTNPYYGSSASQKGSLDKRRYELLNYTFLQMLRYAKQFDKHNLQAFVAHESTTYDYYTFRGDKNGLVDPKGTELENAIKLGNMTSFIYNYRMESYFGQLLYDYEGKYLFSGSLRRDGSSRFLNNKWGTFASAGLGWVVSREDFLKEKEWLPYFKLKASYGTVGDQSVDSDGGNVSYYSGYDVYDLGNFMGLPSAMFNRIGYPDLTWEKAKIFQVGAEFIFLKSRAIDLQVDYYHKTTDNLIFDSRLAPSTGNGIWKVNDGNLVNSGFEFNLQTHLVNTKDWRVDLGVNGEVLSNKLTKMPYDKSIQGEKIIDISSIFGRSKGHSLYDIYTREYRGVNSQTGAAQWTMHYADNNNNGTYDSGDVAITSLHEYQAKNPNANIKESITENYSQATQKYIGKSAIPDIRGAFNLNVGYKGFSVSAQLLYSLGGYSYDGAYANLMNSDKVGGYSWHKDMENRWKQAGDVTDIPRLSSNYGNDSDANSISSRFLTKNDYLALNNVTLAYNLDKKVCQTIGFEGLTFTLAGDNLWLYTARKGFNPTTSESGNSSTYTYSPLSTFTLGVKATF
- a CDS encoding metallophosphoesterase, producing the protein MRTLVIGDIHGALHALTQVLERANIQPDDFLIFLGDYADGWSQTPEVLDFLIDYQQKHRCLLLRGNHDALCYDFLLGKPMDTLWRLHGGKATELAYQHVTTERRTAHLNFLDSLQNYHLDSQNRLFVHAGFSNLRGIAYEHFEEMFYWDRTLWELAQSTTLSPTNPLYPKRLSLYQHIYIGHTPTTRLGTDKPLSFNGVTNVDTGAAFKGRITIMDIDTATYWQSDPVFTLYPNEQGRNQ
- a CDS encoding fructose bisphosphate aldolase produces the protein MKKEQLKQMAKGKGFVAALDQSGGSTPKALSLYGITQSQYKDEDEMFSLIHQMRTRIIKSPAFNSNKILGAILFEQTMDREIDGKLTADYLWEEKHIVPFLKIDRGLEEIDSEGVQLMKPLEGLTSLLESANRHHIFGTKMRSVIKKASPMGIANVVRQQFAVAKQVIASGLVPIIEPEVDINIPDKSLAEAILRDEIRKYLDNLPDDANVMLKLSLPTINNLYKEFTKHPRVVRVVALSGGYTRDRANEILAQNKGVIASFSRALTQGLSASQTDEQFNETLASTIEGIYQASIK